In Acidiphilium acidophilum, one genomic interval encodes:
- the tcuA gene encoding FAD-dependent tricarballylate dehydrogenase TcuA produces MPDDLQPGVLDQITWDVAVVGGGNAALCAAITAREAGAHVVLLEASPRSFRGGNSRHTRNLRAMHDRPDGVLVEAYGEDEYWDDLLRVTGGQTDEHMARMTIRASAGAPAWMAARGVAFQPSLSGTLSLGRTNAFFLGGGKALVNAYFATAERLGVQILYDTEVTAVALNAGLVRELTLVSRGFPVTLRARAVVVASGGFQANTSWMRESWGEAADNFIIRGTPFAKGTVLRDLLAQDVAQVGDPTQCHAVAIDARAPKYDGGIVTRLDCVPFSIVVDCHGQRFYDEGEDVWPKRYAIWGRLVAQRPDQIAYAIIDAKADPLFMPSVFPAIRAGTIRELAEKLGLDPATLEATVAGFNAAVVPGSFDGARLDGCQTEGLEPPKTHWARTIDTPPFSGYPLRPGITFTYLGVKVSEQAQVLMNDGRPVANLWASGEIMAGNILGRGYLAGFGMTIGTVFGRIAGEQAARYARN; encoded by the coding sequence TTGCCTGATGACCTCCAACCCGGCGTGCTTGACCAAATCACCTGGGACGTTGCGGTGGTTGGCGGCGGCAATGCCGCGTTGTGCGCCGCCATCACTGCGCGCGAGGCCGGGGCGCACGTGGTTCTTCTCGAAGCGTCGCCTCGATCGTTTCGCGGCGGTAATTCGCGCCACACCCGAAATCTCCGCGCGATGCACGACCGTCCGGACGGGGTGCTGGTCGAGGCCTATGGCGAGGATGAGTACTGGGATGATCTGCTGCGGGTGACCGGCGGCCAGACTGACGAACATATGGCGCGCATGACCATCCGTGCTTCGGCCGGGGCGCCGGCATGGATGGCAGCGAGGGGCGTTGCGTTCCAGCCCTCGCTGAGCGGTACGCTTAGCCTTGGGCGCACCAACGCATTTTTCCTGGGCGGCGGGAAAGCGCTGGTAAACGCCTATTTTGCGACTGCGGAGAGGCTCGGGGTTCAAATACTTTATGATACCGAGGTCACTGCAGTGGCACTCAACGCCGGTCTCGTTCGTGAACTGACCTTGGTAAGCCGCGGATTTCCCGTCACCTTGCGTGCCCGCGCCGTGGTGGTGGCCAGCGGCGGGTTTCAGGCCAATACCAGTTGGATGCGCGAGTCCTGGGGAGAAGCAGCCGATAATTTCATCATTCGTGGCACCCCCTTCGCCAAGGGAACCGTGCTACGCGATCTGCTCGCACAGGATGTGGCTCAGGTCGGCGACCCAACCCAGTGCCACGCCGTTGCGATCGATGCCCGGGCCCCGAAATACGATGGCGGCATCGTCACCCGGCTCGACTGCGTGCCTTTCAGCATAGTCGTGGATTGTCATGGTCAGCGTTTTTATGATGAAGGCGAAGACGTCTGGCCGAAACGCTACGCCATCTGGGGCCGCCTGGTGGCGCAGCGGCCGGATCAGATCGCCTACGCCATCATCGATGCGAAAGCAGATCCCCTATTCATGCCGTCGGTGTTTCCCGCGATTCGAGCGGGGACGATCCGCGAGTTGGCTGAAAAACTCGGTCTCGATCCGGCAACACTGGAGGCGACCGTCGCGGGGTTCAACGCGGCGGTGGTACCGGGGTCGTTCGATGGCGCAAGGCTCGATGGCTGCCAGACCGAGGGGCTGGAGCCGCCTAAAACACACTGGGCCCGCACGATCGATACCCCACCGTTCAGTGGTTATCCGCTGCGACCGGGGATCACCTTCACCTATCTTGGTGTGAAGGTGAGCGAGCAGGCTCAGGTCCTTATGAATGACGGCCGCCCGGTCGCTAATTTGTGGGCGAGTGGCGAGATTATGGCGGGCAATATTCTGGGGCGCGGCTATCTGGCCGGCTTTGGAATGACGATCGGGACCGTTTTCGGCCGGATCGCGGGTGAACAGGCGGCACGATATGCACGAAACTGA
- a CDS encoding MFS transporter produces MAIASIVGSIIEQYDFLVTGVIAATVWGGIFFKLHELAAVAAAIGVYGIGIMIRPVGAYIFGNIADRSGRRNAMVYALVLMGVSTLLIGLTPTYDSIGVIAPILLIVFRLAQGISFGAEFGTASTWVIEQAANSKYRGFWGAWVGFAIPIGLLLGFGSVVFVKSLMSPADFIAYGWRIFFFIGFVVAIVGLIIRLRTEDSFLFEGLRTNHQVLDYPARRVWREMPGRILRMSLVNAMFSGAFFLSFVFGTSYMKVVGFTGGQAEAIGLLAAAFMLVFMIIGAFLADKVSRRAVLLTAAITFLIFAIPYFYLINTHHLLLAAIAEIIGFGFVFGFGYGAIPAFYTENFPTRYRASGASAAYQISQVYGGGLIPIMAGLILKSVGVKHAFIYIGLLVMVYALAAIWAILATPDTKGIDIA; encoded by the coding sequence GTGGCGATCGCCAGCATCGTCGGGTCCATCATCGAACAGTATGACTTTCTGGTCACCGGCGTCATCGCTGCCACGGTCTGGGGAGGGATTTTCTTTAAACTTCACGAGCTCGCTGCAGTGGCTGCGGCGATCGGGGTTTATGGCATCGGAATCATGATCCGCCCGGTTGGTGCCTATATTTTCGGTAACATCGCTGATCGTTCGGGTCGAAGGAACGCGATGGTCTATGCCCTTGTACTCATGGGCGTCAGTACCTTGCTCATCGGGTTGACGCCGACTTACGATTCCATCGGCGTCATCGCGCCGATCCTGCTGATCGTATTCCGCCTCGCCCAGGGAATCAGTTTCGGTGCCGAATTCGGGACTGCCTCGACCTGGGTGATCGAGCAGGCGGCGAATTCGAAATACCGGGGATTCTGGGGCGCCTGGGTCGGATTCGCTATCCCGATCGGCCTGCTGCTCGGCTTTGGTTCCGTCGTCTTCGTCAAATCCCTGATGAGCCCGGCAGATTTCATCGCATATGGCTGGCGGATCTTCTTTTTCATTGGCTTCGTGGTCGCCATAGTCGGCCTGATCATCCGGTTGCGGACCGAGGACAGTTTCCTGTTCGAAGGCCTCCGGACCAACCATCAGGTACTCGATTATCCGGCCAGGCGGGTCTGGCGCGAAATGCCGGGACGGATTTTGCGGATGTCGCTGGTGAATGCCATGTTCAGCGGCGCGTTTTTTCTCAGTTTCGTGTTTGGCACCAGCTACATGAAAGTGGTTGGGTTCACTGGTGGACAGGCCGAGGCGATCGGACTGCTGGCCGCCGCGTTTATGCTGGTCTTTATGATCATCGGTGCCTTTCTTGCCGATAAGGTCAGCCGGCGCGCGGTCCTGCTTACCGCTGCCATCACCTTTTTGATTTTTGCGATCCCCTATTTTTATCTCATCAATACCCACCACCTGCTCCTTGCGGCGATCGCCGAAATCATCGGCTTTGGATTCGTCTTCGGCTTCGGCTATGGCGCGATTCCGGCATTTTATACCGAGAATTTTCCCACTCGTTATCGCGCCTCCGGTGCCAGTGCGGCCTACCAGATCTCGCAAGTCTATGGCGGAGGTCTGATCCCGATCATGGCGGGGCTGATCCTGAAAAGTGTCGGAGTCAAGCATGCGTTCATCTATATCGGGCTTCTGGTGATGGTCTATGCGCTCGCCGCAATCTGGGCGATCCTCGCCACGCCGGACACCAAGGGTATCGACATTGCCTGA
- a CDS encoding cyclase family protein: MASTLRADIPVSELLKNDPKNWGRWGADDEIGALNFLTQAEVLRGVQAVRQGKTFTLQVVIGHPKGDPVWPGRAQPVRVNVMDKGHYLCGKGPAFPGHAEYADDMLIMYLQGSTQYDALGHVWCDDQLYNGYDARTTAGKMTKASVLPIAERGIVGRGILIDMARHRDKPVLDRGETFTHEDLLAAAARQGAAIEKHDILLIRTGWIGSFYERDKTEFYSNFIEPGLTYSPELVKWFHEMEIPNLVTDTIANEVTADPISGVVLPLHNALMRNLGITFTEITALDALADDCMTDGQWTFLYTAAPLKVSGGTGAPVNPVVIK; this comes from the coding sequence ATGGCCAGCACATTGCGCGCGGACATTCCGGTGTCCGAATTACTGAAAAACGATCCCAAGAATTGGGGACGTTGGGGCGCTGACGACGAAATTGGTGCGCTTAACTTTCTTACACAGGCCGAAGTGCTCCGTGGCGTTCAAGCTGTACGGCAAGGCAAAACCTTCACGCTTCAGGTAGTGATCGGCCATCCCAAGGGCGATCCGGTCTGGCCAGGCCGCGCGCAGCCAGTACGGGTCAATGTAATGGACAAAGGCCATTACCTGTGTGGTAAAGGCCCGGCATTTCCTGGCCATGCCGAATATGCCGACGATATGCTGATCATGTATTTGCAGGGCTCGACGCAATATGACGCGCTGGGTCATGTCTGGTGCGACGACCAACTCTATAATGGTTACGATGCCCGCACTACCGCTGGCAAGATGACCAAAGCCAGCGTCTTGCCGATCGCTGAGCGTGGCATTGTCGGGCGTGGCATATTAATCGACATGGCTCGCCATCGCGACAAGCCTGTACTTGATCGCGGCGAGACCTTCACCCACGAGGATCTGCTCGCGGCAGCGGCCAGACAGGGTGCCGCCATCGAGAAACACGATATCCTGCTAATCCGCACTGGTTGGATCGGCTCGTTCTATGAGCGCGACAAGACCGAATTCTACAGTAATTTCATCGAGCCCGGCCTGACCTATTCGCCTGAGTTGGTGAAATGGTTCCATGAAATGGAGATCCCCAACTTGGTCACCGACACGATTGCCAACGAGGTTACGGCCGATCCGATCTCCGGCGTCGTGCTGCCGCTGCACAATGCGCTGATGCGAAATCTCGGAATCACTTTCACCGAAATTACCGCCCTCGACGCTCTGGCCGATGACTGCATGACAGACGGCCAGTGGACGTTTCTCTACACGGCGGCACCGCTGAAAGTCTCCG